The proteins below come from a single Perca flavescens isolate YP-PL-M2 chromosome 8, PFLA_1.0, whole genome shotgun sequence genomic window:
- the mlc1 gene encoding membrane protein MLC1, whose amino-acid sequence MQCDELSAREEFTYSHMPILERGDGTLGRRSDRGTERRPDRGERYRPERDSYTVDVRASDLQLAQPEPLKHPCFSYRAWLYSVLIGGSLLITSGFSLYLGNVFPFAMDYLRCAAGSGLPAAIASFAIAKNRHVAVSDFQVVYVSTFAVTTTCLVWFGCKLVLNPSAVNINFNLILMILLEVLMASTVILSARSAEDCCCHRKCVSVVLKPAVFPTRLLKAYSVIEVIVGISAVFGGIIALNMDALLPGPYLSVTFFWILVACFPSAIASHVVSEYPNKCLVEVLIAISSVTSPLLFSASGFLSCSVIRFIEIFLHDVPTAKQSYDILLLILMVLLLVQAILTSATVVHCASYKSQLRMGAPECDHSMHTPTHYCEQQAANGTLQDFDKDRAWKAVVVQMAQ is encoded by the exons ATGCAGTGCGACGAGCTCTCAGCCAGAGAGGAGTTCACCTACAGCCACATGCCCATTCTGGAGAGGGGCGATGGGACGCTGGGACGACGGAGCGACAGGGGAACAGAGAGAAGGCCAGACAGGGGGGAGCGGTATAGGCCCGAGCGGGACAGCTACACAGTGGACGTGAGAGCCAGTGACCTGCAGCTGGCCCAGCCGGAGCCTCTAAAGCACCCCTGCTTCAGCTACAGGGCCTGGCTCTACAGTGTCCTCATAGgg gGCAGTCTGCTCATCACATCTGGTTTTTCTCTGTACCTGggcaatgtgtttccttttgcAATGGACTACTTACGCTGTGCTGCAGGCTCT GGCCTCCCTGCAGCAATCGCCAGTTTTGCCATTGCCAAGAACCGACATGTTGCA gtgtCAGACTTCCAGGTGGTCTACGTGTCAACCTTTGCCGTGACGACCACCTGCCTGGTTTGGTTTGGATGCAAACTGGTCCTTAACCCTTCTGCTGTCAAT ATCAACTTTAACCTCATTCTGATGATTTTGCTGGAGGTGTTAATGGCCAGTACTGTCATCCTGTCAGCCCGCTCTGCAGAAGACTGCTGCTGccacaggaagtgtgt ATCTGTGGTTCTAAAGCCTGCAGTGTTCCCCACTCGGCTCCTTAAAGCGTATTCT GTAATTGAAGTCATTGTGGGAATTTCTGCTGTATTCGGAGGAATTATTGCACTCAACATGGATGCTTTACTACCTGGCCCCTACTTGTCTGTCACATTTTTCTGGATTCTTGTGGCT TGTTTCCCGAGTGCTATTGCCAGTCATGTTGTGTCAGAATACCCCAACAAATGTCTG GTGGAGGTGCTGATTGCCATCAGCAGCGTGACGTCTCCCCTGCTCTTTTCAGCCTCTGGCTTCCTTTCTTGCAGCGTGATCAGATTTATTGAAATTTTCCTACATGATGTGCCTACAGCCAAG caatCCTACGACATCCTGCTGCTGATTCTGatggtgctgctgctggtgcaGGCAATTCTAACTTCAGCCACTGTGGTGCACTGTGCCTCCTACAAGAGTCAGCTCCGCATGGGGGCTCCAGAGTGTGACCACAGCATGCACACCCCGACTCATTACTGTGAG CAGCAAGCAGCCAATGGAACGCTGCAGGATTTTGACAAAGACAGAGCCTGGAAAGCAGTTGTGGTCCAAATGGCCCAATGA